Sequence from the Rutidosis leptorrhynchoides isolate AG116_Rl617_1_P2 chromosome 3, CSIRO_AGI_Rlap_v1, whole genome shotgun sequence genome:
GTAGAATAGCTCTTCACCAACTGAGCTTGCAGTAACAATCATAATAAACTGCAAtaagttaaaaaaaattattaacatgATCTAATGCACTTGAGATTGTCAAAGAGGGTATTTGGACATACGATTTCAAGCTTATTATGTGACATTCAAAGGATTACAATTacataaaaactaaattatataatttaCCTGCCATGGTGACATGCCATAAAAAAAGCTTCTCAACTCTTCATCTTCTACATCCCGAATTGCACGAGCATGAGGCGAAACTTTAACAACTTCATCCTGCACTAGACAAACCACATTTGCTTTAGTCATCTATCTATAATACATCAAAATCAATCAACTTTACAAATTTATTAAATTAACTATCTGCAGATATATATTTTTGACAGTTGATCGTACGTCTAGTATAAAGAGAAGGGCCATAATGGGAGGAGCAGCATATCCGAGTCCTTGTACGATAGCGTCTAATGACGTTGAGTACCCTCCACTGCTATCAATTCCTGTTGTTGAGCATATGAAGTTTCCTGCTAACGCCATTGCGCCATAGATTCCTGTTTTTTAAAGAGATTAGATGAAAGAGAGTAATTTTGTTAGTGCTCTAGCATGTGATATTAAGTGTCTATGAACTTATGAGAGAGTGAAAATGTTAttgaaacaatataaaatttaatactATGAAACCATATCAGAAGTCTTATTACAAGAGTTGTTTtaccaaaaatgataagtaatggttaTGCCAAACTACAAACTCAAGTGCAAAATCTGAAATCTATAATTTAAAGAAGACTACAAGCTAACGTAAACATGTCCCTAATTGGACTTTCATTATGGTTTCTATTTAATGCTAACCAAATTCTAATCATATTGGGTGTTTTTTTGTTATATACAGGGTCCGTCATGTTATTTTGGATGCCCTGTGCGAGTCGAAAAAATGATGCCCCTAAAATAAAAAAACACTCTTTTTAGGGGTTGAGAACCTAGTCAAGCAAGGCGACTCAACCTCATgcccattattatttattattattaaatgaaagTTTTACATTACGATAAATCCGAAATACAAGTTCGCGCATCATGTAAAACGATGTCATTACGCATTTTCGAAGAAAAAACATCAATTATTTTCTCATATTCAACATCCGATAAACTTATTCTCAATACTTAACATTGCTAATCCGTTCAACCTCTTTTGAAAATATTATAATTAAACTTACCCCTATAACATTTTAGATATTTTCTTGATCTTTTTCAATAGGACTTTCACTATCTTCATTACCATTAACTTCATATTATTCATTATTGTTTTCAACATGAGTTTCATAATTTTCATTATCAAACTTCATATTCAACATTATTATTTTCTTGATCTATTTTTGTAGTTTTATCATAACGATTATCTTCTTTAACATCATCTATTGTTTAAAATCTTTTTAAATCTTCTAAATGAGTACGTAAGAGATGGTAAGACGGTTATATTTTAAattcttatttgtgaagaagaatgaTTGATCCTTTTGTGCTAAATAATATCATTCGACACAAAAGCCCAAAAGTATACAATGGGCCTCTATGGCTGGCCAAATTAAATCGTATAATCAATTCTACGTTTGGGACAACAATCCTTGGGTGCTCATCCTAATGGCTTAGTTGGTTTGCTTTTTCTATTTAGATGGAATTGGCTTTTGTTACTAGCTAATGTTGTTCCTTTTTGATTATGGATATCTAGTAATATTTGGTTTCAACAATTTGATGAACCTATGTTTATTCATTATATTGATTCTTtttcgtcaaaaaaaaaaaaaaaaaaaaaaaagattgattAAATCATGCAACAAGATATAGTGGGCCAAAACTActaaattaatattactaataggaAATTTGATGTCCCCATCTTTTTGATACCATGTGCAATGGCACATGTGGAACCTTTACAAGAACGGCCCCCTTATATACAAGCAACTAAGGTCATGGCATTTAGCACATGTTTTTGTTTCGGAGAAAGAAGATGCATGACATTTAATTTTTCTTAGAGGAAGATAAAAACAGGAAAAAAGCATAAGAGGTCAATAAACAAAGTCTCATAGTGAATATATAGGCAATCGTTACTTTGTTAAATCACCTACAGACTAGTTTTTTAttaataatttctacatatagatagtAGTATAAATATAGATGGCATTATCAATTAAACAACTAAAGAAAAATGTATTACTCTACTTTTTTTTCTGAATAAATGTAGTGAATGATAAAAATGAATATTATtgtgataaaaaaataaaataatcttTTCTGTTAAAAAAACTATAGAAACCAATTGTCTAACCACACAACTTGAGATTATGATAATAAATAAGGCAAACTAAATGAAGCTTATAAACtcctaaataattaaaattaagttGAATAAACTTTTCAagttattaattttaaaataaaaaagatGATAAAAACTAACCAATTCCATAACTGAGCCTAACAACAGCGCCAATTTTATCCCAAACAGGAAACTCAGCTTCTGATGTAAACCCTTGATTAAATGTAGTCACTTCCATAGTGGTACTACTATACCCGGCGCCGGCGCCGGCAGTGTTTCTTGCTCCGGCATCAATCCCATCACCACCGTTTCTTTCCACCGTTGCTTTCACACTCACCACCGACCTTTTTCCGGCGATGTTTCTCCGTTTCTTGAACGAATCCCGCAACCCCACAAAACCTCTAGTACAACAATAACATGAAGTTGTCGGAGTTGGGTTTGTTGCAGGTGGTCGGAACat
This genomic interval carries:
- the LOC139898563 gene encoding uncharacterized protein — protein: MDFPMMFRPPATNPTPTTSCYCCTRGFVGLRDSFKKRRNIAGKRSVVSVKATVERNGGDGIDAGARNTAGAGAGYSSTTMEVTTFNQGFTSEAEFPVWDKIGAVVRLSYGIGIYGAMALAGNFICSTTGIDSSGGYSTSLDAIVQGLGYAAPPIMALLFILDDEVVKVSPHARAIRDVEDEELRSFFYGMSPWQFIMIVTASSVGEELFYRAAVQGALAEVFLRGNDLVANARGMASLTGILPPFVPFAQAFAAVITAVLTGSLYYVAASPKDPTYVVAPVLSSRSGRQEMKKLFAAWYERRQMKKIYSPLLEGLLALYLGYEWNQTNNILAPIITHVIYSATILGHRLWKIHDHRRRLRQRVQQLNLEEDNSRNF